One window of the Zea mays cultivar B73 chromosome 3, Zm-B73-REFERENCE-NAM-5.0, whole genome shotgun sequence genome contains the following:
- the LOC103650174 gene encoding protein TIFY 10b, whose protein sequence is MMASARPGERATSFVVACSLLSRFVRQNDVAPSQLGLGIKGEVEQQRTPATINLLPGADGEETERRKETMELFPQSAGFGVKDPTAAPRCVLLLHIM, encoded by the exons ATGATGGCGTCCGCGAGGCCCGGGGAGAGGGCGACCAGCTTCGTCGTCGCGTGCAGCCTCCTCAGCCGCTTCGTCCGCCAGAACGACGTCGCGCCCTCCCAGCTAGGCCTCGGGATCAAAG GCGAGGTCGAGCAGCAAAGGACGCCGGCGACAATTAACTTGCTCCCCGGAGCGGACGGCGAGGAGACCGAGAGGAGGAAGGAGACCATGGAGCTTTTCCCGCAGAGCGCCGGGTTCGGTGTCAAGGATCCCACTGCTGCCCCTAGGTGCGTACTGCTGCTTCACATCATGTAA
- the LOC109945018 gene encoding calmodulin-binding protein 60 D has protein sequence MSTKMWEASVEHAKTCVLTDKVHHYYPDGLNKAGVVFNVVGEVRGLISDKYVFVDDFTEKEKAEARAAVKQAYEHWKDVHTCDNETLVENPSHPFNLGSPSLHENQYNQLPTQIPP, from the exons ATGTCAACAAAGATGTGGGAGGCCAGTGTGGAACATGCAAAAACATGTGTTCTAACTGACAAAGTGCATCACTACTATCCTGATGGTCTAAACAAAGCTGGTGTTGTATTCAATGTAGTTGGAGAAGTAAGAGGGTTAATATCTGATAAATATGTTTTTGTTGATGACTTTACTGAAAAGGAGAAG GCCGAAGCACGTGCAGCAGTGAAGCAAGCATATGAACACTGGAAGGATGTCCATACTTGTGACAATGAAACACTTGTGGAAAACCCTTCACATCCATTCAATTTGGGATCTCCATCATTGCATGAAAATCAGTATAACCAGCTGCCCACACAAATTCCTCCATGA